One window of the Podospora pseudocomata strain CBS 415.72m chromosome 7, whole genome shotgun sequence genome contains the following:
- a CDS encoding hypothetical protein (EggNog:ENOG503P4SF; COG:K) — protein MAQKKPDQISQSTMHQWTITPNLPPGSEYLYSNSTNHPNELQHPSHYPPQQPDMTRRDQQQQQQQQQQQQQQQQQLDFRGYAQPPQQAAQQQQHAAHQQHPQHPQQHHAAPPVQQSMGHAQQPQAPPPQQQTPTPAPAPAPSRRKRPQTGGHPPAHPPPHAPQLSAQHAQHPQHAAPPPDDVTPAPPPPPAKKSRTNTPWTPAEELRLKQMRDAGNSWAEIAKTFPARTEGSVKKHWYKDMHYAEFAEDESAALMSAIKEYENNKWKVIGQKVGKPAKACEQYAKEHFPELFANQKR, from the exons ATGGCACAGAAGAAACCTGATCAGATCAGTCAGTCA ACCATGCACCAGTGGACGATTACACCGAATCTCCCCCCCGGGTCGGAGTACCTCTactccaactccaccaaccacccGAATGAGCTCCAGCA CCCGTCTCattatcctcctcagcagcccGACATGACTCGGCGcgaccagcagcagcagcagcagcagcagcagcagcaacaacagcagcagcagcagttggACTTTCGGGGATATGCTCAGCCACCACAGCAGGCcgcccaacaacaacagcatgctgcccatcagcagcaccctcaacatccgcaacaacaccatgctgCTCCGCCGGTCCAGCAGTCCATGGGCCATGCTCAACAGCCGCAggctccacctccccagcagcagacCCCCACCCCGGCCCCTGCGCCGGCTCCGTCGAGACGGAAGCGGCCCCAGACCGGCGGTCACCCCCCGGcccatcctccgccgcaCGCGCCCCAGCTGAGTGCTCAGCATGCTCAGCACCCACAACATGCT GCTCCGCCCCCAGACGATGTGACACCTGctccacccccacctccgGCAAAGAAGAGCCGGACAAACACGCCGTGGACGCCGGCGGAGGAGCTTCGGCTGAAGCAGATGCGTGATGCCGGTAACAGTTGGGCAGAAATTGCCAAG ACCTTTCCCGCCCGCACAGAGGGTAGTGTGAAGAAGCATTGGTATAAGGATATGCACTATGCTGAATTTGCAGAGGATGAG TCCGCGGCGTTGATGAGTGCCATCAAGGAGTACGAAAACAACAAATGGAAGGTCATTGGGCAGAAGGTTGGCAAGCCGGCCAAGGCCTGTGAACAATACGCAAAGGAGCATTTCCCAG AGCTGTTTGCGAACCAAAAGAGATGA
- the UTR2 gene encoding putative glycosidase CRH2 (CAZy:GH16; COG:G; EggNog:ENOG503NUVW) yields the protein MLRSLLPLGVALLGATSVLAVDPPSCSLDKKCPEEAPCCSQYNQCGVGAFCLGGCDPRMSFSIDSCVPAPVCKDKTYKMDSLDRYKHISEYLGDSSKVDWVGQGEPLLYNGHTLLTMPPKSVGTVLATTTYMWYGNVKARIKSSRGAGVVTAFILFGDVKDEIDFEWVGVDLNTVQTNYYFQGITDYGNTGNLTVDDSYNKFHDYEIQWTPDEIRWLVDGKVGRVKKRSETWNAKTQQWNFPQTPSRVQISIWPGGLETNAKGTIDWAGGKIDWNSDEIKKYGYYFATFGEIKVECWKTDKAPGTNKGVSYYYNDIRATNDTVVDSNKPTILKSFLGTGTNMNKGETTQSGSASQTSAIHAIPGGGVVGSGNAPGVNNGGSSSGGPDSGSNSGGGAAANPGCSSDSFVQNCGQAATDGDSNGNNSNNGVRGAERLGASAFAVIIGIAGLLFL from the exons ATGCTCCGATCTTTGTTGCCGTTGGGCGTGGCCCTTCTCGGCGCAACCAGCGTTTTGGCTGTTGATCCTCCATCCTGCAGTCTGGACAAGAAGTGCCCCGAGGAAGCACCCTGCTGCTCTC AATACAACCAATGCGGCGTTGGCGCATTCTGTCTCGGCGGCTGCGACCCGCGCATGTCCTTCTCCATCGACTCCTGCGTCCCTGCGCCAGTATGCAAGGACAAAACCTACAAGATGGACTCGCTCGACCGGTACAAGCACATCAGCGAATACCTTGGCGACTCTAGCAAGGTGGACTGGGTTGGCCAAGGAGAGCCCCTCTTGTACAACGGCCATACCCTGTTGACCATGCCTCCAAAGTCGGTCGGCACTGTGCTGGCCACCACGACCTACATGTGGTATGGCAATGTCAAGGCCAGGATCAAGAGCTCTCGGGGCGCTGGTGTTGTTACCGCCTTCATCCTGTTTGGTGATGTCAAGGACGAAATTGACTTTGAGTGGGTTGGTGTCGATCTGAACACGGTTCAGACCAACTACTACTTCCAGGGTATTACAGATT ATGGCAATACCGGTAACTTGACTGTGGATGATTCGTACAACAAATTCCACGACTATGAGATCCAATGGACCCCAGACGAAATTCGGTGGCTTGTCGATGGAAAGGTTGGCCGTGTCAAGAAGAGATCCGAGACTTGGAACGCCAAGACTCAGCAGTGGAATTTCCCTCAGACGCCATCCCGTGTTCAGATCTCCATCTGGCCCGGTGGTCTCGAGACCAACGCCAAGGGCACCATTGATTGGGCTGGTGGAAAGATCGACTGGAACTCGGATGAGATCAAGAAGTATGGCTACTACTTTGCCACCTTCGGAGAGATCAAGGTCGAGTGCTGGAAGACGGACAAGGCCCCGGGCACCAACAAGGGTGTCTCTTACTACTACAATGACATCAGGGCTACCAACGACACCGTCGtcgacagcaacaagccTACCATTCTCAAGAGCTTCCTCGGCACGGGGACAAACATGAACAAGGGTGAAACCACTCAGTCCGGCAGCGCCTCCCAGACTTCCGCTATTCACGCTATTCCTGGCGGTGGCGTTGTCGGGTCTGGAAACGCCCCCGGCGTTAACAATGGCGGCTCCAGCTCTGGCGGTCCCGACTCGGGCTCCAActccggtggtggtgctgctgccaaccCTGGCTGCAGCTCCGATAGCTTTGTGCAAAACTGCGGTCAGGCTGCCACTGACGGTGACAGCAatggcaacaacagcaacaatggcGTTCGCGGAGCCGAAAGGCTGGGCGCCAGCGCCTTTGCTGTCATCATTGGTATTGccggcctcctcttcctttga
- the GTT1_1 gene encoding bifunctional glutathione transferase/peroxidase (COG:O; EggNog:ENOG503NX0U), translating into MGKRGWMRYQHLLHYAEGSFALMLVVGVILAVFGSNKIPFFLRPITGFVADKIYKAFVVPHCGEAPRLFGRNARHFAFCCWR; encoded by the exons atggggaagagggggtggatgaggtaCCAGCATCTGCTTCACTATGCAGAGGGGAGCTTCGcgctgatgttggtggtCGGGGTGATCTTGGCCG TCTTTGGCAGCAACAAaatccccttcttcctccgcccCATCACCGGGTTCGTCGCCGACAAGATCTACAAGGCGTTTGTCGTGCCCCACTGCGGAGAAGCACCTCGCCTTTTTGGACGGAATGCTCGCCACTTCGccttctgctgctggcgatga
- the GTT1_2 gene encoding bifunctional glutathione transferase/peroxidase (COG:O; EggNog:ENOG503NX0U), translated as MTSPNPQAPPQSTSTLSPSNKPEIPLYWLNDYRVQRVVWLLEELDLTYTVRPFHRTPSGLAPRELGKVYP; from the exons ATGACATCACCAAATCCCCAAGCCCCACCCCAATCTACGAGCACGTTATCGCCGTCCAATAAACCAGAGATACCGCTCTATTG GCTCAACGACTACCGAGTCCAGCGCGTCGTCTGGCTCCTCGAGGAGCTCGACCTAACCTACACCGTCAGACCCTTCCACCGCACCCCCAGCGGCCTCGCCCCCCGCGAGCTGGGAAAGGTCTACCCCTAG
- a CDS encoding hypothetical protein (EggNog:ENOG503PWMW) has product MTAKHSNRPKTNLLTTPGEIRNQIYSYLLPTHETIVIASQRKDSFSSSSSSSSQQHYIGKSLRRDLSTLFLTSKQIHLEASTFFYSNNTFVLPGDATSLPHQAQANLLLRWFLDRIGERNCSNLRRLGIPFPLEGGLGQLQLGDGCEQAIEEEEGAKRRRFISGLVRRCPNLEELEVDLGRGDTPSLAGTAPVPSKMEMAGSVERLLRQSWAGLKAVRVYWGDQVIYKRRRRRARSLEYGMPPEQVPMGEEWVVVNMRDDEEDQARYRERYYERREWRLEDAVHDFYSPYSSINLRSSFALERYRVAARAAEAAPSRDWLSSQHPRIEFAKAFLKSPSRAMSERNEEKEWWRIRRKMAREYTVSYCCTMAGGSSYRTRSKRKRTTTWLRNTLARL; this is encoded by the coding sequence ATGACTGCAAAACATAGCAACCGACCCAAAacaaacctcctcaccacccccggtGAAATCCGCAACCAGATCTACtcctacctcctccccacccacgaGACAATCGTCATTGCCTCGCAGCGAAAAGACAGCttttcgtcgtcgtcgtcgtcctcctcccaacaacaCTACATTGGCAAATCCCTCCGCCGCGACCTCTCGACCCTCTTTCTTACAAGCAAGCAAATCCACCTCGAAGCCTCCACCTTCTTTTACAGCAACAACACGTTCGTCCTACCGGGGGACGCCACCTCCTTACCACACCAGGCGCAAGCCAACCTGCTACTGCGCTGGTTCCTCGACCGGATCGGCGAGAGAAACTGCTCCAACTTGAGAAGGCTAGGGATCCCGTTCCCGCTGGAGGGTGGTCTGGGCCAACTCCAGCTAGGGGATGGGTGCGAGCAAgcgattgaggaggaggaaggggccaagaggaggaggttcatCTCTGgcttggtgaggaggtgccCCAACTTGGAGGAGCTAGAGGTTGATCTAGGGAGAGGTGACACGCCTAGCCTGGCGGGGACGGCGCCGGTGCCGAgcaagatggagatggcgggGTCGGTGGAGAGGCTGCTGAGGCAGTCGTGGGCGGGGCTCAAGGCGGTGAGGGTGTACTGGGGCGACCAGGTTATTTACaagcggcggaggcggcgggcgaGGAGTCTGGAGTATGGTATGCCGCCTGAGCAGGTGccgatgggggaggagtgggtggtggtgaatatgagggatgacgaggaggatcaGGCTCGGTATCGGGAACGGTATTATGAGCGTCGGGAGTGGAGGCTGGAAGATGCCGTACATGACTTTTACTCTCCTTACTCGAGCATCAATCTCCGGTCCTCTTTTGCTCTGGAGAGGTACAGGGTCGCTGCGAGAGCTGCCGAAGCTGCCCCGTCGAGGGACTGGTTGAGCAGCCAGCATCCCAGGATCGAGTTCGCCAAGGCGTTTCTCAAGTCCCCCTCGCGCGCAATGAGCGAGAGAaacgaggagaaggagtggtggaggattcgaaggaagatggcgagggagtaCACTGTTTCCTATTGCTGCACCATGGCTGGAGGGAGCAGCTATCGGACCAGGAGCAAGCGGAAGAGGACTACAACCTGGTTGAGGAACACATTAGCACGACTCTAG
- a CDS encoding hypothetical protein (EggNog:ENOG503P2RN; COG:S), translating into MSPLNPTATPFLPAISSLPTLPDTTLTSTLDLLFEPTSELHSLALPTIRTCSFASYDELIDTLRGQLLTIASQVQDDSEGKKKLHHVLGSHPRLGAPKVKQEDEELSEQSKNEQKQLRGGDENEARRLAELNEEYEKTFPGLRYVVFVNGRGRGVIMEDMERRIKRGDIREEEKEGIQAMCDIAKDRARKLLKSAEEAV; encoded by the exons ATgtcccccctcaaccccaccgcaacccccttcctacccgccatctcctccctccccaccctcccagatacaaccctcacctccaccctcgacctcctcttcGAACCAACTTCCGAACTCCattccctcgccctccccaccatccgcaCCTGCTCCTTCGCCTCCTACGACGAGCTAATCGACACCCTCCGAGGCCAGCTGCTCACCATCGCCTCCCAAGTCCAGGACGACTCCGAGGGGAAAAAGAAGCTGCATCACGTCCTGGGCAGCCACCCCAGATTGGGCGCGCCAAAGGTGAAgcaagaggacgaggagttGAGCGAGCAGAGCAAGAATGAGCAAAAGCAACtcaggggaggggatgaaaACGAGGCGAGGAGGCTGGCCGAGCTGAACGAGGAGTACGAAAAGACGTTTCCGGGGTTGAGGTATGTCGTTTTTGTGAacgggcgggggaggggggtgattaTGGAGGATATGGAGCGGAGGATCAAGAGGGGTGATAttagggaggaggagaaggaggggataCAG GCAATGTGTGATATTGCAAAGGATAGGGCGAGGAAGTTGTTGAAGtctgccgaggaggctgtttAG
- a CDS encoding hypothetical protein (EggNog:ENOG503P904) yields the protein MGVQLEPISQSSFEQYGPWHFRDSRFQQNERVDLSAALLRAAALPALNDLCELSARTSKADGRFLELTEKPTSSRSSSIHVLQEPSPPATITSPPTPVTVNKAEDDVDIPSLPGPRHSLDQFGYHAEEGVKFTFAPNSLPIRPRPNLKRRRPDSDVDGYNTATMSCKKRRLLRQFVTSRLSAPFSLPATHILNREVVASGDKRFLKLAAIMATRKLQPQPLPPQVSPDSFLRRQAIFNRCRLRMATEGMSRGSRGSHGPETQATHPASQQQQQPGVEGASFALMRALHPSSTGATTPVISISPQPSSCTPKPAITSSSPPSRSPPLGPTASGASPTRLRIPSPRLRPLRSPELRVTRPALPLDDIEDLDDDSVAFPTSVHESRYGDEPDEVYADFGLIFGGGGEGDESDEEGPAEQFEDYMDDLDGIPWNARC from the coding sequence ATGGGGGTTCAGCTCGAGCCCATCAGTCAGAGTTCGTTTGAACAGTACGGACCATGGCACTTTCGAGATTCTCGTTTTCAGCAGAATGAACGTGTCGACCTGAGTGCCGCCCTCTTGCGAGCAGCCGCCCTGCCGGCCTTGAACGACCTATGCGAGCTTTCAGCGAGGACCAGCAAAGCAGATGGTCGGTTTCTGGAACTGACCGAGAAGCCCACATCGTCCAGGTCATCCAGCATTCATGTTCTCCAGGaaccctctccacccgccaccatcacttcccccccaactcccgtCACCGTCAACAaggctgaggatgatgtggatATCCCGTCATTACCAGGACCCCGTCATTCCCTGGACCAGTTTGGTTATCacgcggaggagggggtcaaGTTCACCTTTGCGCCCAACAGCTTACCCATTCGTCCCCGGCCGAATCTGAAGCGTCGACGACCAGACTCGGATGTGGACGGTTACAACACAGCCACCATGAGCTGCAAAAAGCGGCGACTATTGCGACAGTTTGTCACCTCACGGCTTTCAGCGCCTTTCTCCCTCCCGGCCACGCACATTCTCAACCGAGAAGTCGTCGCTTCGGGTGACAAACGCTTTCTCAAActtgccgccatcatggcAACCAGAAAGCTTCAACCACAGCCCCTACCGCCACAGGTCAGCCCGGATTCTTTCTTGCGGCGGCAAGCCATCTTCAACCGGTGTCGGTTACGAATGGCAACCGAGGGCATGTCTCGAGGCAGTCGAGGGAGCCACGGGCCAGAGACGCAAGCTACACATCCCGcttcacagcagcagcagcagccaggtGTAGAAggggctagtttcgccttgaTGAGGGCCCTGCACCCATCATCGACTGGGGCAACTACGCCAGTGATTTCCATCTCCCCGCAACCGTCCTCCTGCACCCCAAAACCGGCGataacatcatcatcgccaccgaGCAGGTCACCCCCACTCGGGCCAACAGCCAGCGGAGCATCGCCAACAAGACTGCGAATTCCCAGTCCGAGGTTACGGCCCCTCCGCTCACCAGAACTGAGAGTCACCCGGCCGGCTCTGCCGTTGGATGACATTGAggacctcgacgacgacagcgtGGCGTTTCCCACATCGGTGCATGAGAGCCGGTATGGTGACGAGCCTGACGAGGTCTATGCCGATTTCGGGCTGATCTTTGGAggcgggggtgagggcgaCGAATCTGATGAAGAAGGTCCTGCCGAGCAGTTTGAGGATTACATGGACGACTTGGACGGGATTCCGTGGAACGCTAGGTGCTAA
- a CDS encoding hypothetical protein (COG:I; EggNog:ENOG503P1QR) yields MSVSMTPTVGGDEDKRLSFQEQLELVKLPREGQAHRYISTRSAYLPGSDFAKGKELPSFHTAAFGGHVYAQAGLAAYRAWRETEKEKGVPEHARLDIHTINGYFTRIGLASRPFIYTASPVTASRTFSTVSVTATQPSVPSNSPSEDHYPAEDASLPQYPPAFTALLSFKLPEPDWDGTVSEQEAPPQERFASILSSRKPEEWPPAPPVDITGVVEIVGDDQVGTFPIAEMKKVDMKEYNEGKPVHERRELLLYRLLKPLPDDEDGKSGYDANAHVLVHAFVADRNGLLMAGNHIGLGYSLGRAASLSYHFVMHVEAKAAVMREEDGWWIQEVWFPRAGRGRGIVESKIWSPSGVHVATEYQDGLIQGFGGKLLKEKEVSGQEAKL; encoded by the exons ATGAGTGTAAGCATGACTCCCACGGttggcggcgacgaggacAAGCGGCTGTCTTTTCAGGAACAATTGGAGCTCGTCAAGTTGCCTCGTGAAGGCCAAGCCCACCGATACATCTCGACTCGATCAGCATATCTCCCAGGTTCAGACTTTGCAAAGGGAAAAGAGCTGCCCAGTTTCCACACTGCGGCGTTTGGTGGTCATGTGTACGCTCAGGCAGGCCTGGCCGCCTATAGAGCATGGAGAGAAACcgaaaaggagaagggggttcCAGAACATGCGAGACTGGATATTCAC ACAATAAACGGTTACTTTACCCGCATCGGCCTTGCCAGCAGACCCTTCATTTACACGGCCTCTCCCGTTACCGCGTCCCGCACCTTCAGCACCGTTTCCGTGACTGCCACTCAGCCATCTGTTCCCAGCAACTCACCCTCTGAAGATCACTACCCTGCCGAAGACGCCTCGCTGCCGCAGTACCCGCCAGCCTTTACCGCGTTGCTGTCGTTCAAGCTCCCAGAGCCAGACTGGGATGGCACAGTCTCTGAGCAGGAGGCGCCGCCCCAGGAGCGCTTCGCTTCTATCTTGTCATCCCGCAAGCCAGAAGAGTGGCCGCCCGCCCCGCCGGTGGACATCACCGGCGTGGTGGAGATTGTCGGAGACGACCAGGTCGGGACGTTCCCGATTGCGgagatgaagaaggtggaTATGAAGGAGTATAACGAGGGGAAGCCGGTTCATGAGAGACGGGAGCTGCTTTTGTACCGGTTGTTGAAGCCGCTAccggacgatgaggatgggaagagcGGGTATGATGCCAATGCTCATGTGTTGGTGCACGCTTTTGTGGCGGATAGGAATGGGCTGCTGATGGCTGGGAATCACATCGGGCTGGGATATAGTCTGGGAAGGGCTGCTAGTCTGAGTTATCATTTTGTGATGCACgtggaggccaaggctgcggtgatgagggaggaggatgggtggtggattcAAGAGGTTTGGTTTccgagggcggggaggggaagggggatcGTGGAAAGTAAGATTTGGAGCCCGAGTGGTGTGCACGTTGCGACGGAGTATCAGGACGGACTGATCCAGGGGTTTGGCGGAAAGctgttgaaggagaaggaggtttcTGGGCAGGAGGCAAAGCTGTGA
- the COX4 gene encoding Cytochrome c oxidase subunit 4 (EggNog:ENOG503P5BA; COG:C; BUSCO:EOG09265MAN), with product MLLQRSALAIARRAAVAPAVRRSLATSAVRRDAVPDTKIKGIKEVKTVDDLFGPGAPAGTVPTDVEQSTGLERLEILGKMESVDVFDMRPLDASRLGTLSNPVLVRSAGEEQFAGCTGVPADSHNVIWLGMTRERPVERCPECGSVYKMEYVGPQEDHHHDHGHGHGWKEPKTMADYVKPEYW from the exons ATGCTCCTGCAGCGCTCCGCCCTCGCGATCGCCCGCCGGGCTGCCGTCGCCCCGGCTGTCCGCCGTTCCCTGGCCACCTCCGCCGTGCGCC GTGACGCCGTTCCTGATACCAAGATCAAGGGCATCAAGG AGGTCAAGACCGTTGACGACCTTTTCGGCCCCGGTGCCCCCGCCGGCACCGTCCCTACCGATGTCGAGCAGTCGACTGGTCTCGAGCGTCTCGAAATTCTCGGCAAGATGGAGAGCGTTGACGTCTTCGACATGCGCCCTCTTGATGCCTCGCGCCTTGGCACACTCTCCAACCCCGTTCTCGTCCGCTCCGCCGGCGAGGAGCAGTTCGCCGGTTGCACTGGTGTCCCCGCTGACTCCCACAACGTCATCTGGCTCGGT ATGACCCGTGAGCGCCCCGTTGAGCGGTGCCCCGAGTGCGGCAGCGTCTACAAGATGGAGTACGTCGGTCCCCAGGAGGATCACCACCACGATCACGGTCACGGCCACGGCTGGAAGGAGCCCAAGACCATGGCCGACTACGTCAAGCCCGAGTACTGGTAA
- a CDS encoding hypothetical protein (EggNog:ENOG503P6QU; COG:S): protein MPPKITAKNLQYNTTLPPFLARLRGEATSSSEFDGGPDPILAARRRPTKKRSGSAEAEDAPTIVDEHGNTVQDVTVGVDGSVKATASAPAEEEKGGHDDSKPAAEDQAQAKAASIGAAGKKRRVGKVVGADADEEEDQKKDAAPTTNTKAEDKEGTASAPKAKPKRKAKKIKLSFGDDEG, encoded by the coding sequence atgccCCCGAAAATCACGGCCAAAAACCTGCAgtacaacaccaccctccccccgtTCCTCGCCCGTCTCCGAGGCGAggcaacttcctcctccgagTTTGATGGTGGTCCAGACCCCATCCTCGCGGCCCGAAGGCGACCAACCAAGAAACGGTCCGGCAGCGCCGAGGCAGAAGACGCCCCTACGATAGTGGATGAGCACGGCAACACAGTGCAGGATGTCACTGTTGGGGTAGACGGCAGCGTAAAGGCGACTGCGTCCGCgccagcagaagaagagaagggtGGCCATGACGATAGCAAACCAGCTGCGGAGGACCAGGCCCAAGCAAAGGCGGCTAGCATTGGCGCTgctgggaagaagagaagagtaGGAAAGGTCGTTGGCGCGGAtgccgacgaggaggaggatcagAAGAAGGACGCTGCTcccacaaccaacaccaaagccgaggacaaggagggTACAGCATCGGCGCCAAAAGCCAAGCCCAAGAGGAAGGCAAAGAAGATTAAGCTTAGTTTCGGTGACGATGAGGGCTGA
- a CDS encoding hypothetical protein (COG:S; EggNog:ENOG503PEFR) has translation MPPSGHPIDLEAHRKIFEDLYMVQDMSLPEVMKIMKEDYGVEATKKMYKKRIKAWGLFKNINGDEMLTMLRIKEHRRRQGKRTQFYLRGKPVLDSKLRRFATRHGVVLDDEDFGGDVQAALRGITFSTPEPEDRTEITTPTHGNASHLSPVISDADVTSLDCFVGSPNTDPLQVPRREYPDISWDVPVSSSQSLAGTASPTHQVYAWLEDTDHSRLDGDYHFPPLSMGLESGHDVVQASTAQSFPYGQQLEFYQPAERPSNDSLEDPALPFGQAPEFLWNPASFHNTLINSEVTFTGPSPTEGINTNFVARDESASLHYGFSQDHNNAPVSYDEHDSINYGGWYDDNFTWPS, from the exons ATGCCTCCTTCTGGTCATCCGATTGATTTGGAGGCCCATCGGAAGATCTTCGAGGACCTGTATATGGTTCAGGACATGTCGCTCCCCGAGGTCATGAAGATCATGAAAGAAGATTATGGTGTGGAAGCCAC CAAGAAAATGTACAAAAAGCGAATCAAGGCCTGGGGATTGTTCAAAAACATCAACGGAGACGAGATGTTGACGATGCTACGGATCAAGGAACATCGGCGCAGACAGGGCAAAAGAACACAGTTCTATTTGCGCGGCAAGCCGGTCCTGGACTCAAAGCTTCGACGTTTTGCAACTCGTCATGGTGTGGTattggatgatgaagactttggtggtgatgtgcaAG CTGCTCTCAGAGGCATCACCTTTTCGACCCCGGAGCCTGAAGATCGTACTGaaatcaccaccccaacacaTGGCAACGCTTCACATCTGAGCCCAGTGATAAGCGATGCGGACGTGACATCTCTCGACTGCTTCGTGGGCTCACCAAACACAGACCCGCTCCAAGTGCCACGTCGTGAATATCCAGATATATCATGGGATGTGCCCGTGTCTTCATCCCAGTCTCTTGCGGGTACGGCGTCTCCGACACATCAAGTTTACGCTT GGCTGGAGGACACGGATCATTCTCGGCTTGATGGTGATTATCACTTCCCGCCACTTTCCATGGGCCTGGAATCAGGACACGATGTTGTCCAGGCTTCAACCGCTCAGTCATTTCCATATGGTCAACAGTTGGAATTTTATCAGCCCGCCGAAAGACCTTCCAACGACAGCCTAGAAGATCCAGCCCTGCCGTTCGGTCAGGCTCCAGAGTTCTTGTGGAACCCCGCTTCGTTTCACAATACACTCATAAACAGCGAAGTCACTTTCACAGGACCCTCTCCTACCGAAGGAATAAACACAAACTTCGTAGCACGGGATGAGTCAGCATCTCTTCACTATGGCTTCTCCCAGGACCACAACAATGCACCGGTGTCCTACGACGAGCATGATTCCATCAACTATGGTGGATGGTACGATGACAACTTTACCTGGCCCAGTTGA
- a CDS encoding hypothetical protein (EggNog:ENOG503NUBW; COG:C) — protein MAPPAKLPTRRLGKNGPEIPAIGFGLMGLSTAYGSVGSDEDRLKVLDRAWELGYTNWDSADMYADSEDLLGKWFALHPERRADIFLATKFALQYGPNGLTINSSPAYCRQQCEKSLRRLGTSYIDLYYIHRVDGKTPIEHTMAELVKLKAEGKIRHIGISAASADTVRRAAAIDHVDAYQVEYSPWSLDIEGPETNYLLQTCRDLGVAVFAYSPLGRGIMTGQIKSPDDFEPGDLRRLFPRFSKENFPKNLALVEKFRIMADKKGCTPGQLTVAWLMAQGEDIFPIPGTKNIKYLEENVGAVRVEVSEDEEREIRGWLNDFGFAGIRVPPGLLDEFNDTPPLS, from the exons ATGGCACCTCCAGCCAAGCTTCCCACCCGCAGGCTGGGCAAAAACGGCCCTGAAATCCCAGCCATCGGTTTCGGGTTGATGGGATTGAGCACTGCATACGGCTCTGTCGG CTCGGATGAAGACCGCCTCAAAGTGCTCGACCGAGCCTGGGAACTAGGCTACACCAACTGGGACTCGGCCGACATGTACGCCGACAGCGAAGACTTGCTGGGGAAGTGGTTCGCCCTCCACCCCGAACGCCGCGCCgacatcttcctcgccaccaaATTTGCCCTCCAGTACGGCCCCAACGGCCTGACCATCAACAGCTCCCCGGCCTACTGCCGCCAGCAGTGCGAAAAGAGCCTCCGGCGGCTCGGGACATCGTACATTGACCTCTACTACATCCACCGCGTAGACGGCAAGACGCCCATCGAGCACACCATGGCCGAGCTGGTCAAGCTGAAAGCCGAGGGCAAGATCCGGCACATTGGGATTTCGGCTGCGTCGGCGGATACAGTTCGCCGGGCTGCTGCCATCGACCATGTTGATGCCTACCAGGTGGAATACAGCCCTTGGTCACTCGACATTGAAGGGCCCGAGACCAATTACTTGCTTCAGACCTGCCGGGACTTGGGCGTCGCCGTTTTTGCGTACTCCCCGCTGGGAAGGGGCATCATGACGGGTCAGATCAAGTCGCCGGATGACTTTGAGCCTGGGGACTTGAGACGGCTGTTTCCCCGGTTCAGCAAGGAGAACTTCCCCAAGAATCTGGCGCTGGTGGAAAAGTTCAGGATCATGGCGGACAAGAAGGGTTGCACGCCTGGTCAGTTGACTGTGGCTTGGTTGATGGCGCAGGGGGAGGATATATTTCCCATTCCCGGGACGAAGAATATCAAGTATTTGGAGGAGAACGTCGGCGCGGTGCGGGTGGAGGTGAgtgaagacgaggagagggagatacGGGGTTGGTTGAACGACTTCGGGTTTGCGGGGATACGGGTGCCGCCTGGGTTGTTGGATGAGTTTAATGACACGCCTCCTCTGTCGTAG